From bacterium, the proteins below share one genomic window:
- a CDS encoding baseplate J/gp47 family protein yields MKSFDEVLADLLASVLTKTPFTNVNVGAALRGLLESIASGVAGLYQLVRTVSGALFIQTATGTWLDLKAREVGVRRLVAKQAQIRLTFGRATPATQDTLIPAGTIVRSKKDSTGSSTRFLTDNDVTLQTGQSATYVTATAETAGVAGNVGPATVTLIVTPISGIETVTNVDREGIPYLAQEGADAESDRAFRERAIGKWDTLGVGGTRGAYHAWALSVAGVQAAMVLDDAPYGPGTVGVVVLGTNGAPTPALLAAVKDFIRPRQPLTAHLVVSGAIITPVALSLTVWRYATADQATVDADVRLALQDYSDGLQLGEGLIRARLVAAVMGVDGVYNVTVDSPTADVPATPAEYLDVDAAVATLVHRVKGRGYQDRDQVPAGEPVTIIDPIDKSEWDL; encoded by the coding sequence ATGAAGTCTTTTGACGAGGTCCTGGCCGACCTGCTGGCCTCTGTCCTGACCAAGACACCCTTCACCAACGTCAACGTGGGCGCGGCCCTGCGTGGCCTGCTGGAGTCCATCGCCAGTGGTGTGGCGGGCTTGTATCAGCTGGTGCGCACCGTCAGCGGCGCCCTCTTCATCCAGACCGCCACGGGCACGTGGCTGGACTTGAAGGCCCGCGAGGTGGGCGTGCGCCGGCTGGTGGCCAAGCAAGCGCAGATCCGCCTGACCTTCGGGCGGGCGACGCCGGCCACGCAGGACACGCTGATTCCCGCCGGCACCATCGTGCGAAGCAAGAAGGACTCCACAGGCAGCAGCACGCGCTTCCTGACGGACAATGACGTCACGCTGCAGACGGGCCAGTCCGCCACGTATGTGACCGCCACGGCCGAGACTGCGGGCGTCGCCGGCAACGTCGGCCCAGCGACGGTCACACTCATCGTCACGCCCATTTCAGGCATCGAGACCGTCACCAACGTGGACCGTGAGGGCATTCCCTATCTGGCCCAAGAGGGCGCGGACGCCGAGAGCGACCGCGCCTTCCGCGAGCGGGCGATTGGCAAGTGGGACACGCTGGGCGTGGGCGGCACGCGCGGGGCCTATCACGCCTGGGCCCTCTCCGTAGCTGGCGTGCAGGCGGCCATGGTGCTGGACGACGCGCCCTACGGGCCCGGCACGGTGGGCGTGGTGGTGCTGGGCACGAATGGCGCGCCCACGCCCGCGCTGCTGGCCGCCGTCAAGGACTTCATCCGGCCGCGCCAGCCCCTGACCGCCCATCTGGTGGTATCCGGCGCCATCATCACGCCGGTTGCCCTTTCGCTGACCGTCTGGCGCTACGCCACGGCCGACCAGGCCACGGTGGACGCGGACGTGCGCCTGGCCCTGCAAGACTACTCGGATGGCTTGCAGCTGGGCGAAGGGCTGATTCGCGCGCGCCTGGTGGCGGCGGTCATGGGCGTGGACGGCGTCTACAACGTGACCGTGGATTCGCCCACGGCGGACGTGCCGGCCACGCCGGCCGAGTACCTGGACGTGGATGCCGCAGTGGCCACGCTGGTGCATCGCGTGAAGGGCCGGGGCTACCAGGACCGGGACCAGGTCCCCGCCGGTGAGCCCGTCACGATCATCGATCCGATCGACAAGAGCGAGTGGGACCTGTAA
- a CDS encoding GPW/gp25 family protein, producing the protein MSTFLARDIAFAADGDLLVGPTGDLQIAHDEDVLRQDILDRLSCLPGELPAHPAWGCRIRSLLGAPDTPRTRMLALRYLREALEDEPRVEDASILVQQVGFTSEEKVFRVRFSLAGSDRLQELVWGLGLNGPFTISQGEVQA; encoded by the coding sequence ATGAGCACGTTCCTGGCCCGCGACATCGCCTTTGCGGCTGACGGAGACCTGCTGGTTGGACCGACCGGCGACTTGCAGATCGCCCACGATGAGGACGTCCTGCGCCAGGACATTCTCGACCGTCTGTCCTGCCTGCCGGGCGAGCTGCCCGCCCACCCCGCGTGGGGCTGCCGGATCCGGAGCCTGCTGGGTGCGCCGGACACGCCCCGGACGCGCATGCTGGCCTTGCGCTACCTGCGCGAGGCGCTGGAGGACGAGCCGCGCGTCGAGGACGCCAGTATCCTCGTGCAGCAGGTGGGCTTCACCTCCGAAGAGAAGGTGTTCCGGGTCCGCTTCAGCCTCGCAGGCAGTGACCGGCTGCAGGAGCTGGTCTGGGGCCTGGGCCTGAACGGGCCCTTCACGATCAGCCAGGGGGAGGTCCAGGCATGA
- a CDS encoding phage baseplate assembly protein V — protein sequence MRAELKTIVEQARPDLSAYMRFPVRGVVTEVDAAAYTVSVQPDDPALAILPRCEILAVWATSAARLVALPTAGDQVMVSFEGGQPDKPFVSGFLTASGPAGKHLVLEQGQARVVISADGLVEIESAVKVHVKAPAVELGSAAAEQLIKGNTFQSLFNTHQHIGNKGAPTSTPISPLTGAELSNTSRTE from the coding sequence ATGCGCGCAGAGCTGAAGACCATCGTCGAGCAGGCCAGGCCGGACCTGTCCGCCTACATGCGCTTTCCCGTGCGCGGTGTGGTGACCGAGGTGGACGCCGCGGCCTACACGGTCAGCGTGCAGCCGGATGATCCCGCCCTGGCCATCCTGCCCCGCTGCGAGATCCTGGCCGTCTGGGCGACGAGCGCGGCGCGCCTGGTGGCGCTGCCCACGGCCGGCGATCAGGTCATGGTGTCCTTCGAAGGCGGCCAGCCGGACAAGCCCTTCGTCTCGGGCTTTCTCACAGCATCTGGGCCAGCAGGCAAGCACCTGGTGCTGGAGCAGGGCCAGGCGCGCGTGGTGATCAGCGCGGATGGACTGGTGGAGATCGAATCGGCTGTGAAGGTCCATGTGAAAGCCCCAGCGGTGGAGCTGGGCTCGGCCGCGGCCGAGCAGCTGATCAAGGGGAACACGTTCCAGTCGCTCTTCAACACCCACCAGCACATCGGCAACAAGGGTGCACCGACCTCCACACCCATTTCGCCTTTGACCGGTGCGGAACTTTCAAACACCTCTCGGACGGAGTAG
- a CDS encoding phage tail tape measure protein yields MLSGFTSAITISVFGTSNLSAFTAASKRLNKFAGNFEKASERVRKAGLKTMLVGAGIAASLAMPILQFGKFATQVERTGGIAEATAQQVKAIGDTAMYLGAKSSFTAQQVAEGQESLASMGLTADQVSLKTGIMADTIAFATGQQVEMADAGAMLVGTLNAYQKPMSDATRVGDLFTAAMNKSNLKFGDMQESVTNTASTMSSFGQSIETNLALLGVLSNRNEIGARAGTRLAMTMTKVYTQGDKVNKVLGVNPYDKVTGKTRDFIEVFGELKDKLGTMTEEKKNVAITDLFGAEGVKVFNILLSSSREELMGMRSDIAGAEGSMAAFEKRILDTPVGHWNLMKSAVDGVSMTIGGHLMPLVMRMVDGIKGIADAMFEWMRAHPLLTKFVTGFALVAAVGLILGGALLLVGGGLMHIGALALQLPAKLGQIAFSMGVTNSAAVPLTASLKALGLGALKMIAPFALVGLALYAIVKAWDTNFMGFRTTVEAVWTAIKPTVMGIWDMMKAFGDGVATVFDKTIGAAWRWADGWRRVFMSGTAPILRLAGVVAYCMGFMVGTIIRAWGWIKDHPIITGQVFAALAALSWPFIWSAVTAVWVFATQTVIAGGVAAWGFLVARVAAIRAGIAYAWTAGMALLMAAATGIWTVAQWALNVALTANPIGLVIAGIAAFGAIIGIIANKVGGFRNLLNIVWSGFLWGIKTVAKLIFWPITLIKVLYEKFQPVRDFLDGMWDGFKSGINGVIGLINAFIKGINLIPGVEIPLIPKLKTGTSLGADASGLAAAVGKHIPKTLVKPNEKPVMVAQKPPAFAATSGSLGEWSGFAGGMEIGIIPAAAVKPKRVAAMPGSLAGMDMLMAAAQPADLKPARAGVGARPGASISNRTSTTHVDRRISVAKIEVTSGPNVPATDMKKQLEEAFRAIAGQEDGLEGVRYAN; encoded by the coding sequence ATGCTGAGCGGCTTCACCAGCGCCATCACGATCAGCGTCTTCGGCACGTCCAATCTGTCGGCCTTCACGGCAGCGTCCAAACGCCTGAACAAATTCGCGGGCAACTTCGAGAAGGCCAGCGAACGCGTGCGGAAGGCCGGCCTGAAGACCATGCTGGTGGGCGCGGGCATCGCGGCCAGCCTGGCCATGCCCATCCTGCAGTTCGGGAAGTTCGCCACGCAGGTGGAGCGCACGGGCGGCATCGCCGAGGCGACGGCCCAGCAGGTGAAGGCCATCGGCGACACGGCCATGTATCTGGGCGCGAAGTCGAGCTTCACGGCCCAGCAGGTGGCCGAGGGGCAGGAGTCCCTGGCCTCCATGGGCCTGACGGCGGACCAGGTGAGCCTCAAGACCGGCATCATGGCGGACACGATCGCCTTCGCCACGGGCCAGCAGGTGGAGATGGCCGACGCCGGCGCCATGCTGGTGGGCACGCTCAACGCCTACCAGAAGCCCATGAGCGACGCGACGCGCGTGGGCGATCTGTTCACGGCCGCCATGAACAAGTCCAACCTCAAATTCGGGGACATGCAGGAGTCGGTGACCAACACGGCCTCGACCATGTCCTCCTTCGGCCAATCCATCGAGACCAACCTGGCCCTGTTGGGCGTCCTGTCCAACAGAAACGAGATCGGCGCCCGCGCCGGCACGCGCCTGGCCATGACCATGACCAAGGTCTACACGCAGGGCGACAAGGTGAACAAGGTCCTGGGCGTGAACCCTTACGACAAGGTCACGGGCAAGACGCGGGACTTCATCGAGGTCTTTGGCGAGCTGAAGGACAAACTGGGCACGATGACGGAAGAGAAGAAAAACGTGGCGATCACCGATCTCTTCGGCGCCGAAGGGGTCAAGGTCTTCAACATCCTCTTGTCCAGTTCGCGCGAAGAGCTGATGGGCATGCGAAGCGACATCGCGGGCGCGGAGGGGTCGATGGCGGCCTTCGAGAAGCGCATCCTCGACACGCCCGTCGGGCACTGGAATCTCATGAAGAGCGCCGTGGACGGCGTCAGCATGACCATCGGCGGGCACTTGATGCCGCTGGTGATGCGGATGGTGGACGGCATCAAGGGCATTGCGGACGCCATGTTCGAGTGGATGCGCGCCCATCCGCTGCTGACCAAGTTCGTCACCGGCTTTGCACTGGTGGCGGCCGTGGGGCTCATCCTGGGCGGAGCCCTGCTCCTGGTGGGGGGGGGCCTCATGCATATCGGCGCCCTGGCCCTGCAGCTCCCGGCCAAGCTGGGGCAGATCGCCTTCTCGATGGGCGTGACGAATTCGGCGGCCGTCCCGCTGACGGCCAGCCTGAAAGCGCTGGGCCTGGGGGCGCTGAAGATGATTGCCCCATTCGCCCTGGTGGGCCTGGCCCTCTACGCCATCGTGAAGGCCTGGGACACGAATTTCATGGGATTCCGCACTACGGTGGAGGCTGTGTGGACGGCCATCAAGCCCACGGTGATGGGGATCTGGGATATGATGAAGGCCTTTGGCGACGGTGTGGCCACGGTCTTCGACAAGACCATTGGCGCCGCATGGCGCTGGGCAGATGGCTGGCGTCGGGTCTTCATGAGTGGCACCGCCCCAATCCTTCGCTTGGCGGGCGTGGTCGCCTACTGCATGGGGTTCATGGTGGGCACGATCATCAGGGCCTGGGGCTGGATCAAGGATCACCCCATCATCACTGGGCAGGTGTTTGCGGCGCTGGCGGCGCTCTCATGGCCTTTCATCTGGAGTGCGGTGACGGCCGTGTGGGTCTTCGCCACGCAGACCGTGATCGCCGGGGGCGTGGCGGCCTGGGGCTTCCTCGTGGCGCGCGTGGCGGCCATCCGGGCGGGCATCGCCTATGCGTGGACGGCGGGCATGGCCCTGCTCATGGCGGCCGCTACCGGCATCTGGACTGTGGCGCAGTGGGCGCTCAACGTCGCCCTGACGGCAAACCCCATTGGCTTGGTCATCGCCGGGATCGCGGCATTCGGAGCGATCATTGGGATCATCGCCAACAAGGTGGGCGGATTCAGGAACCTGCTGAACATCGTGTGGAGCGGGTTTCTGTGGGGCATCAAGACAGTGGCTAAACTCATCTTCTGGCCCATTACGCTGATCAAGGTCTTGTACGAGAAGTTCCAGCCCGTCCGCGACTTCCTGGACGGAATGTGGGATGGATTCAAGTCCGGGATTAATGGCGTCATTGGCCTGATCAACGCCTTCATCAAGGGCATCAACTTGATCCCGGGCGTCGAGATCCCCCTAATCCCCAAACTCAAGACCGGGACCAGTCTCGGCGCGGATGCCTCTGGGCTGGCGGCGGCCGTGGGCAAGCACATCCCCAAGACGCTGGTCAAGCCAAACGAGAAGCCAGTTATGGTGGCCCAGAAGCCGCCCGCCTTCGCCGCGACGAGTGGCAGCCTGGGGGAATGGAGCGGCTTCGCGGGCGGCATGGAGATAGGGATCATCCCCGCGGCCGCGGTGAAGCCCAAACGCGTAGCCGCAATGCCGGGCAGCCTGGCGGGCATGGATATGCTCATGGCGGCAGCCCAGCCGGCGGATCTGAAGCCTGCCCGCGCCGGCGTGGGTGCCCGGCCTGGAGCATCCATCTCAAATCGAACCTCTACGACCCACGTGGACCGGCGGATTTCCGTGGCCAAGATCGAGGTGACCAGCGGCCCGAACGTGCCGGCCACGGACATGAAGAAGCAGTTGGAGGAAGCCTTCCGGGCGATTGCGGGCCAGGAGGATGGGTTGGAGGGCGTGCGCTATGCCAACTGA
- a CDS encoding DUF2586 family protein codes for MGKIIKDVYTEYFSGRAGLSQKPTAVELVAGAAGGGDKLTRYIISDKRSALDLLKSGPLLQAILERLDAGSTVIYALRLAGSAMATATMTIPGATGTAFTIDGYYPGAWWNAVEISITADAGNRTVEIVDPETDAVYSFTGTTNVALVAAINAGQGIVKATIGAGALVAAKVAAPLAGGNDGLTLANGDVTAGITASEDYTDVNWVHFVGADSLTLWAAILTSCNTMVTSNLGERFALLDVPRMTVADPLRPTAGETSTYLSTVQALIATVADQNAVIPVGEARYTDMAGTVYWNRITSTVSGRIAALKVQESLLAKSAPNVSKLCPEWNVGQQTLLVTEHLVHMRNEPGLGLIFGCSDTRCPEGSAYNRIEKVRATYAAGKACRLAALPHLGKPNDSAGEGLLLMETDMRQPLALMTQKGEIDSYELQLTSTDEMRVLGEAEARISINSMKAFEIILEKVYLD; via the coding sequence GTGGGCAAGATCATCAAGGACGTCTACACCGAGTACTTCTCGGGCAGAGCCGGTCTCAGCCAGAAGCCGACGGCCGTCGAGCTCGTGGCCGGCGCGGCGGGGGGCGGCGACAAGCTGACCCGGTACATCATCAGCGACAAGCGCAGCGCCCTGGACTTACTGAAGAGTGGGCCCCTGCTGCAAGCCATCCTGGAGCGCCTGGACGCGGGCTCCACGGTCATCTACGCCTTGCGCCTGGCGGGCAGCGCCATGGCCACGGCGACCATGACCATTCCTGGTGCGACGGGCACGGCATTCACCATCGATGGGTATTACCCGGGTGCGTGGTGGAACGCCGTGGAGATCTCGATCACAGCCGATGCGGGCAACCGCACGGTGGAGATCGTCGATCCTGAGACGGACGCCGTCTACAGCTTCACGGGCACAACCAACGTGGCGCTGGTGGCGGCCATCAACGCCGGGCAGGGCATCGTGAAGGCGACCATCGGCGCTGGCGCCCTGGTGGCGGCCAAGGTTGCGGCCCCGCTGGCGGGCGGCAACGACGGCCTCACACTGGCGAATGGCGATGTCACGGCGGGCATCACGGCCAGCGAGGATTACACGGACGTCAACTGGGTCCACTTCGTGGGCGCCGACAGCCTGACGCTCTGGGCGGCCATCCTCACCAGCTGCAACACCATGGTGACGAGCAATCTGGGCGAGCGCTTCGCCCTCCTGGACGTGCCGCGCATGACGGTGGCCGATCCGCTGCGGCCCACGGCGGGCGAGACGTCGACCTACCTCTCCACCGTCCAGGCCCTGATCGCCACAGTGGCGGACCAGAATGCTGTGATCCCGGTGGGCGAGGCCCGCTACACGGACATGGCCGGGACCGTCTACTGGAACCGCATCACCTCGACGGTCTCGGGCAGGATCGCGGCGCTGAAGGTCCAGGAGAGCCTCTTGGCCAAGTCGGCGCCCAATGTCTCCAAGCTCTGTCCGGAGTGGAACGTCGGCCAGCAGACGCTGCTGGTGACCGAGCACCTGGTCCACATGCGCAATGAGCCCGGCCTGGGGCTGATCTTCGGCTGCAGCGACACGCGCTGTCCGGAGGGCAGTGCCTACAACCGCATCGAGAAGGTGCGGGCGACCTACGCCGCGGGCAAGGCCTGCCGCCTGGCGGCGCTGCCGCACCTGGGCAAGCCCAACGACTCGGCGGGCGAGGGCCTGCTCCTGATGGAGACCGACATGCGTCAGCCCCTGGCCCTGATGACGCAGAAGGGCGAGATCGACAGCTACGAGCTGCAGCTGACGTCCACGGACGAGATGCGGGTCCTGGGCGAGGCCGAGGCCCGCATCAGCATCAACAGCATGAAGGCCTTCGAGATCATCCTGGAGAAGGTCTACCTGGACTAG
- a CDS encoding HK97 gp10 family phage protein, with product MLDGVTMLLDKKALGKTQKLLKAFPGVLAKSLALAILQIAQVVQAQAKTSLRDEGAIDLGALRASIHIVVVSPLTVLVGTPSEYAAPVEFGTVGHFVKVDNIPGLREWLVRHRIPQGETRTYFYVHPKPKPFMQPAWLMGVAMAPTTVEHAVELAFAAVGKYLA from the coding sequence ATGCTGGACGGCGTGACCATGCTGCTGGACAAGAAGGCCCTGGGCAAGACCCAGAAGCTGCTGAAGGCCTTTCCCGGCGTCCTGGCCAAGAGCCTGGCCCTGGCCATCCTGCAGATCGCGCAGGTCGTGCAGGCCCAGGCCAAGACGAGCCTGCGCGATGAGGGCGCCATCGATCTGGGGGCGCTGCGGGCCTCGATCCACATCGTCGTGGTGAGTCCCCTGACCGTCCTCGTGGGAACGCCCAGCGAGTACGCCGCGCCCGTGGAGTTCGGAACGGTGGGGCACTTCGTCAAGGTGGACAACATCCCGGGCCTGCGGGAGTGGCTGGTGAGGCATCGGATCCCGCAGGGCGAGACGCGGACCTATTTCTACGTGCATCCCAAACCCAAACCCTTCATGCAGCCGGCCTGGTTGATGGGCGTGGCCATGGCGCCGACAACCGTCGAGCATGCGGTGGAGCTGGCGTTCGCAGCCGTTGGGAAATACCTGGCATGA
- a CDS encoding DNA adenine methylase yields the protein MHFLTVEAALFPELVAHGAGAPTHGVQYIGNKRKLLGWIREQIPEGVKTVVDAFAGGGSVSYMLKREGFSVHSNDSLHWPHHIARAILVNQTEQVTDEEIEALCLPNPKAGTFVRDHYKDKFWKPEIHGVIDEVRENIDALKGFKKDLALAALGATMLSARGWFPQFTTSKVSEDGYSPEQFHKRLGEVIRRLNSMVLDGPACTAQRLDVREFLPKVKADLAYFDPPYVTEFSAANYSANYHAVDAVMVKGEGRTPNADSVTRMEKTQGDLTKANIAAFFGEVFAAAEHIPDWILSYRDHSYPSEAELQEVFEKAGREFRLETKDFSYGSLAGKNRDQDPAKAKEYLFVGTAKKDEAAKPDKTSVPKEDDVKDKTPVDAAAIAAMQAAAADKSRMTARLDVGRLVAVAEAKPEGGEDHEIAFVLCHAGTNKNADHFTVEELKKAAPTAAGVKIDLKHGQKAQDIVGKTESAAFEEAEGGRVVCAGKLFTGSDELAAKARKLIHEELITKVSMECSYVKGECSICGHTHTTAADRCEHLKKQKGQKVEGKDCFEILREVTFTGAGLLEGNEPADPKADITSMASEPDGRMRASSFGGEVPGRAEAQSETVKQVLVQQEIREDMWRTQDAFHSVVNTLVAQFAAEAATLEETSTKIRQAASDTADRVIQILTTISKETGSMEQSKEQAASQKALKDMTPEELLKHAEELAAQNTDLAGKVQAAEDEKAKTEATKAAEALVVLMEKKGQTFADDAARQAEIERLAGLSDEARKAIADTLSQLPDKEAAPSEDASNTQAVMAAGTGALRANASATPPTEGDPEPKDLKTKLQVGFNAAYEERVSRERGEPTSGGAE from the coding sequence ATGCATTTCCTGACCGTCGAAGCTGCCCTCTTCCCCGAGCTTGTCGCCCATGGCGCTGGCGCGCCCACCCATGGCGTCCAGTACATCGGGAACAAGCGCAAGCTGCTGGGTTGGATCCGTGAGCAGATCCCCGAGGGCGTGAAAACCGTCGTGGACGCCTTCGCCGGCGGCGGCAGCGTCAGCTACATGCTGAAGCGCGAGGGCTTTTCCGTCCACTCCAACGACAGCCTCCATTGGCCCCATCACATCGCCCGGGCCATCCTCGTCAACCAGACCGAGCAGGTGACGGACGAGGAGATCGAGGCCCTGTGCCTGCCCAATCCGAAGGCCGGCACTTTTGTCCGGGACCACTACAAGGACAAGTTCTGGAAGCCCGAGATCCACGGCGTCATCGATGAGGTCCGCGAGAACATCGACGCCTTGAAGGGCTTCAAGAAGGACCTGGCCCTGGCTGCCCTGGGGGCCACCATGCTCTCGGCGCGCGGCTGGTTCCCGCAGTTCACCACCAGCAAGGTCAGCGAGGACGGCTACAGCCCTGAGCAGTTCCACAAGCGCCTGGGCGAGGTCATCCGACGCCTCAATTCCATGGTGCTGGACGGACCCGCCTGCACGGCGCAGCGCCTGGACGTGCGCGAGTTCCTGCCCAAGGTGAAGGCTGACCTGGCCTACTTCGATCCGCCCTACGTGACCGAGTTCAGCGCTGCCAATTACAGCGCCAATTACCACGCCGTGGATGCGGTGATGGTGAAGGGCGAGGGCCGCACGCCCAACGCCGACAGCGTCACGCGCATGGAAAAGACCCAGGGCGACCTGACCAAGGCCAACATCGCGGCCTTCTTCGGCGAGGTCTTTGCCGCGGCCGAGCACATCCCGGACTGGATCCTTTCCTACCGCGACCACAGCTACCCCAGCGAAGCCGAGCTGCAAGAGGTCTTCGAGAAGGCCGGGCGCGAGTTCCGGCTGGAGACGAAGGACTTCTCCTACGGCAGCCTGGCCGGCAAGAACCGGGACCAGGACCCGGCCAAAGCCAAGGAGTACCTGTTCGTGGGGACGGCGAAGAAGGACGAAGCGGCCAAGCCGGACAAAACCAGCGTGCCCAAGGAGGACGACGTGAAGGACAAGACCCCGGTGGATGCCGCAGCCATTGCGGCCATGCAAGCTGCAGCGGCGGACAAGAGCCGGATGACGGCACGCCTGGACGTCGGCCGGCTGGTGGCCGTGGCGGAAGCGAAGCCCGAGGGCGGCGAGGACCACGAGATCGCCTTCGTCCTGTGCCACGCCGGCACCAACAAGAACGCCGACCACTTCACGGTGGAGGAGCTGAAAAAGGCCGCACCCACGGCCGCCGGCGTGAAGATCGACCTGAAGCACGGCCAGAAGGCCCAGGACATCGTGGGCAAGACGGAGAGCGCGGCCTTCGAGGAGGCGGAAGGCGGTCGGGTGGTGTGCGCGGGCAAGCTCTTCACGGGCTCCGATGAGCTGGCGGCCAAGGCCCGAAAGCTCATCCACGAGGAGCTGATCACCAAGGTCTCGATGGAGTGCTCCTACGTCAAGGGCGAGTGCTCGATTTGCGGCCACACCCACACCACGGCGGCGGATCGCTGTGAGCACCTGAAGAAGCAGAAGGGCCAGAAGGTCGAGGGCAAGGACTGCTTCGAGATCCTGCGCGAGGTGACCTTCACGGGCGCGGGGCTTTTGGAGGGCAATGAGCCCGCCGACCCCAAGGCCGACATCACGTCCATGGCCAGTGAGCCGGATGGACGCATGCGCGCCTCGTCCTTCGGCGGCGAGGTGCCTGGGCGGGCGGAAGCCCAGTCCGAGACCGTCAAGCAGGTCCTGGTCCAGCAGGAGATCCGCGAGGACATGTGGCGGACGCAGGACGCCTTCCACTCGGTTGTCAACACCCTGGTTGCCCAGTTCGCGGCCGAGGCCGCCACGCTGGAGGAGACCAGCACGAAGATCCGCCAGGCCGCCAGCGACACGGCGGATCGCGTGATCCAGATCCTGACCACCATCAGCAAGGAGACGGGCAGCATGGAACAGTCCAAGGAACAGGCGGCCTCCCAGAAAGCCCTGAAGGACATGACCCCGGAGGAGCTTCTGAAGCACGCCGAGGAATTGGCGGCCCAGAACACGGACCTGGCGGGCAAGGTCCAGGCGGCCGAGGACGAGAAGGCCAAGACCGAGGCCACGAAGGCGGCCGAGGCCCTGGTGGTCCTGATGGAGAAGAAGGGCCAGACCTTTGCCGACGACGCCGCGCGCCAGGCCGAGATCGAGCGCCTGGCCGGCTTGTCCGACGAGGCGCGCAAGGCGATCGCGGACACGCTGAGCCAGCTGCCCGACAAGGAGGCCGCGCCCAGCGAGGACGCCTCCAACACCCAAGCGGTAATGGCGGCGGGCACGGGCGCCCTGCGCGCCAACGCGAGTGCGACGCCTCCGACGGAGGGCGACCCCGAGCCCAAGGACCTGAAGACCAAGCTCCAGGTGGGCTTCAATGCCGCCTACGAGGAGCGCGTGTCCCGCGAGCGTGGCGAGCCCACCAGCGGCGGGGCCGAGTAA